From one Gadus morhua chromosome 8, gadMor3.0, whole genome shotgun sequence genomic stretch:
- the eif4g1a gene encoding eukaryotic translation initiation factor 4 gamma 1a isoform X3, which translates to MNKPPQPITGPVSVPHPAPSPGLTQAGYAPGQPPSLVFANPQLPQMNPAPQPRQFAAGPRALHQQPYYPNRPTMPTSAPRVQTSSGPRPVGPTHVYPAGSQMMMIPQQQISFPGSPQGYFIPPGQYRPQYMAPTQQYPVTAGTAGFFPGTSPAEYPGFEPSHAARERRGGGGRGGGRENGRLSLHGTALAPQRYPAGAYYPAQPQFTQSVQPAPVIISPAQQPQQAPPPQQPPAQPQGPPKRERIPIRIRDPNQGGKDITEEIMSGGRATSTPTPPQASSDSPVLNGDVTQTIVSGTDESTESAGSVETPPPASASPVPEVPLETVTPELVPAEPLTKPAVAAAVEAPPPLIEEQKQQPPAPAVLPPPSPPPAAEPEPEAEVSDTVDAPVPPPAASAAKRRGAGPVAPPAAERTPEKEEEKKPEVAKKSEPEKSTVAKLKKEPAAGPPAPVTPSSATGDEAASVPPVKAASAPTVKASSAPPVKASSAPPVKASSAPPVKASSAPPVKASSAPPVKASSAPPVKASSAPPVKAAVVPPVKAAVVPPPVKAAVVVPPVEAAVVVPPVKAAAVVPPVEAAVVPPVEAAVPPPVKAAVVPPPEVKSAVVPPVKAAKAAPEPALEPQASTEETAASPSELPAAQAETPLSNGLAQGADEASEDLTPEVDTPLAKPVICQPPEASVADPAQEKEVEEAEEEEVEELTTETTEEASAALPAKDSTMQAAMSVPKKKRNMKELNKKATGDLLDAFKEEQAASPVPEPSPVQAEPAVAAPAAAEKPASEAVDETWEEKEDKQNPKPVVPKTEPAEQKYQYKEENWKPINPEDKKQYDRDFLLGCQFITASMHKPEGLPLINEVILDKANATPMRPADPARVMNVGPDFTPSYLGNLGSRQSTGGPGPGPRGPVRGEPPGPRRSQQGQRKEPRKIIITSMSLNNEVQLNKAEKAWKPGVKKAVGGRGAEEGAEEDDPEEVKTQELFKRVRSVLNKLTPQMFQALMKQVTDMSIDTEARLKGVIDLIFEKAISEPNFSVAYANMCRCLMGLKVPTTDNPEATVNFRKLLLNRCQKEFEKDQDDDVIFEKKQKELEASKDDEERDRLKVELQASKDKARRRSLGNIKFIGELFKLKMLTEAIMHDCVVKLLKNHDEESLECLCRLLATIGKDLDFEKAKPRMEQYFAQLDKIIKERKTSSRIRFMLLDVIDLRRCKWVPRRGEQGPKTIEQIHKDAEAEEHREQIKVQQQMLSKKDGGGGGGGGGGGRMGGGGGGGNMGGRGHHAQGGGRGSQVQDEGWNTVPISKGNRPIDTTRFSKIINKPGAQDVDDQRLAPGGRGFGNWTKGSSGGTGSKAPGAEQESGRPATSTVNRFSALQQSGPPSGDADRRVPQRSSSSRDRGGERDRNDRGFDRFERREGRDGGGRPTITKRSFSRESQERGGDGGRGPTEPVRRVSSMTDDRVRRDRAASKEPAVKPGRDATPPPAAASKPALSEEEMDKKSNAIIEEYIHINDLKEALQCVSEMNSASLLFVFVRNGVESTLERSPGARAHLGHLMHQLIKAGTLPPAQYYKGLQETLEMAEDMAIDVPHIWLYLAEQIVPMLQEGGIPMEQLFREISKPLVPLGMAGVLLAQILTLLCKGMTHKKVGAMWNEAGLNWSEFLSKDVDVNKFVTEQHLEFTLDTEGSEGPEKKPLTNEEISKQLERLIQDKAENQRIIDWVEANLDAQQSTGNSFVRALMTSVCQSAIICDNLYKVDGKQISERGSLLLKYLSDEPKELQALYALQALMVHMEQPANLLRMFFDNLYDEDVIKEETFYKWESSKDPAEQTGKGVALKSVTTFFTWLREAEEESDKE; encoded by the exons GCTGGCTATGCCCCTGGACAGCCCCCTTCTCTCGTTTTTGCCAACCCGCAACTTCCACAAATGAACCCTGCTCCGCAACCAAGACAG TTTGCGGCAGGGCCCCGTGCTTTACACCAACAG CCTTATTATCCAAACCGGCCGACGATGCCCACCAGTGCCCCCAGGGTGCAGACCAGCAGTGGCCCGCGGCCTGTGGGACCCACTCATGTTTACCCTGCCGGCTCACAGATGATGATGATTCCCCAGCAGCAGATCTCCTTTCCCGGCTCCCCGCAGGGCTATTTCATCCCCCCTGGCCAG TATCGTCCTCAATACATGGCTCCCACCCAACAGTACCCTGTGACAGCCGGCACTGCAGGCTTCTTCCCTGGGACTAGCCCCGCTGAATACCCTGGTTTTG AACCCTCTCATGCTGCGCGGGAGAGGCGGGGcggtggggggagaggtggcGGGCGTGAGAAcggtcgtctctctctccatggcaCTGCTCTCGCCCCCCAGCGCTACCCCG CTGGAGCGTACTATCCAGCACAGCCTCAGTTCACTCAGAGTGTCCAGCCTGCGCCGGTCATAATCAGTCCCGCCCAGCAACCGCAacaagccccgcctcctcagCAACCTCCAGCCCAGCCACAAGGCCCGCCTAAGAGGGAACGTATACCG aTCAGAATACGAGACCCTAACCAGGGTGGGAAGGACATCACGGAAGAGATCATGTCAGGTGGAAGGGCCACTTCCACACCAACGCCACCACAG GCCTCGTCAGATAGTCCTGTCCTGAATGGTGACGTTACACAGACTATTGTTTCAGGAACTG ATGAAAGTACGGAATCTGCTGGCAGCGTTGAAACTCCACCTCCAGCCTCCGCCAGCCCCGTCCCAGAGGTCCCACTGGAGACGGTGACCCCGGAGCTAGTGCCGGCTGAACCCCTCACGAAGCCGGCGGTGGCGGCCGCCGTCGAGGCCCCCCCTCCATTGATAGAGGAGCAAAAGCAGCAGCCCCCCGCTCCCGCTGTGCTgcctccaccatcccccccgCCGGCCGCAGAACCCGAGCCAGAGGCCGAGGTCAGCGACACGGTCGACGCCCCTGTTCCACCGCCGGCCGCGTCGGCAGCCAAACGCCGCGGGGCCGGGCCCGTCGCTCCGCCCGCCGCCGAGAGGACgccggagaaggaggaggagaagaaaccTGAGGTGGCGAAGAAGTCTGAACCGGAGAAGTCGACCGTTGCCAAGCTGAAGAAGGAGCCCGCCGCTGGGCCCCCGGCGCCGGTGACCCCTTCCAGCGCGACCGGCGACGAGGCGGCGAGCGTCCCCCCGGTGAAGGCGGCGAGCGCCCCCACGGTGAAGGCCTCGAGCGCCCCCCCGGTGAAGGCCTCGAGCGCCCCCCCGGTGAAGGCCTCGAGCGCCCCCCCGGTGAAGGCCTCGAGCGCCCCCCCGGTGAAGGCCTCGAGCGCCCCCCCGGTGAAGGCCTCGAGCGCCCCCCCGGTGAAGGCCTCGAGCGCCCCCCCGGTGAAGGCCGCGGTCGTCCCCCCGGTGAAGGCAGCGGTGGTCCCCCCCCCGGTGAAGGCAGCGGTGGTCGTCCCCCCGGTGGAGGCTGCGGTGGTCGTCCCCCCGGTGAAGGCAGCTGCGGTCGTCCCCCCGGTGGAGGCTGCGGTCGTCCCCCCGGTGGAGGCTGCGGTCCCCCCCCCGGTGAAGGCTGCGGtggtccccccccccgaggTGAAGTCTGCGGTCGTCCCCCCGGTGAAGGCTGCGAAAGCTGCCCCCGAGCCTGCGTTGGAGCCCCAGGCCTCCACGGAGGAGACCGCGGCCTCCCCCAGCGAGCTGCCCGCCGCCCAAGCGGAGACGCCTCTCTCCAACGGCCTGGCTCAGGGAGCCGACGAGGCCTCCGAGGACCTCACTCCCGAAGTCGACACACCGCTCGCAAAGCCTGTGATCTGTCAGCCTCCGGAAGCCTCTGTGGCAGACCCTGCCCAggagaaagaggtggaggaggcggaggaggaggaggtggaggagttgacGACGGAAACGACAGAGGAAGCCTCTGCCGCTCTCCCCGCCAAGGATTCTACTATGCAAG CCGCCATGTCTGTGccaaagaagaagagaaacatgAAGGAGCTAAACAAAAAGGCCACTGGAGACCTCCTGGATGCCTTCAAAGAG GAACAGGCGGCCTCACCGGTCCCTGAACCCTCACCAGTTCAGGCTGAGCCAGCCGTGGCTGCCCCTGCTGCCGCTGAGAAGCCTGCGTCAGAGGCTGTTGATGAGAcctgggaggagaaggaggacaagCAGAACCCAAAGCCAGTTGTGCCCAAAACTGAGCCAGCTGAGCAGAAGTACCAGTAcaaagaag AGAACTGGAAGCCCATCAACCCAGAGGACAAGAAGCAGTACGACAGGGACTTCCTTCTGGGCTGCCAGTTCATCACCGCCAGCATGCACAAACCTGAAGGTCTGCCGCTCATCAACGAAGTGATCCTGGACAAG GCCAATGCGACACCAATGCGCCCTGCAGACCCGGCCCGCGTGATGAACGTTGGACCCGACTTTACCCCCTCATACCTGGGTAACCTTGGCAGTAGGCAGTCGACGGGTGGACCGGGACCCGGACCACGAGGCCCGGTAAGAGGGGAG cctCCCGGCCCGCGCCGCTCCCAGCAGGGCCAACGGAAGGAGCCCAGGAAGATCATCATCACCAGCATGTCTCTGAACAACGAGGTGCAGCTCAACAAGGCGGAGAAGGCCTGGAAGCCCGGCGTGAAGAAGGCCGTCGGCGGCCGCGGCGCGGAGGAGGGCGCCGAGGAGGACGACCCCGAGGAGGTCAAGACCCAGGAGCTGTTCAAGCGCGTGCGCAGCGTGCTCAACAAGCTGACGCCGCAGATGTTCCAGGCGCTGATGAAGCAGGTGACGGACATGTCCATCGACACCGAGGCCAGGCTGAAGGGTGTCATCGACCTCATCTTCGAGAAGGCCATCTCGGAGCCCAACTTCTCGGTGGCCTACGCCAACATGTGCCGGTGCCTTATGGGG CTGAAAGTCCCCACCACAGATAATCCAGAGGCCACTGTCAACTTCAGAAAGCTCCTGCTCAACCGCTGCCAAAAAGAGTTTGAAAAGGACCAAGACGACGACGTTATCTTTgagaagaagcagaaggagTTGGAAGCATCTAAAGAC GACGAAGAGCGTGACCGCCTGAAGGTGGAGCTGCAGGCTTCCAAAGACAAGGCTCGCCGTCGGTCACTGGGCAACATCAAGTTCATCGGTGAGCTGTTCAAGCTGAAGATGCTCACCGAGGCCATCATGCACGACTGTGTCGTGAAGCTGCTGAAGAATCACGACGAAGAGTCTCTGGAGTGCCTCTGCAGGCTTCTCGCCACCATCGGCAAAGACCTGGACTTTGAGAAGGCCAAG CCCCGCATGGAGCAGTACTTCGCCCAGTTGGACAAAATCATCAAGGAGCGAAAGACCTCCTCCAGAATCCGCTTCATGCTGCTGGATGTCATTGACCTCCGAAGG TGCAAGTGGGTGCCTCGCAGAGGGGAGCAGGGCCCCAAAACCATCGAGCAGATCCACAAGGATGCTGAGGCAGAAGAGCACAGGGAGCAGATCAAGGTCCAGCAGCAGATGCTTTCCaagaaggatggaggaggaggaggaggcggcggtggtggaggccggatgggaggcggcggcggcggcggcaatATGGGAGGCCGAGGACACCATGCACAGGGAGGCGGCCGTGGGAGTCAGGTCCAGGACGAGGGCTGGAACACGGTGCCCATCTCCAAGGGCAACAGACCCATCGACACGACCCGCTTCAGCAAGATCATCAACAAG CCCGGTGCTCAGGACGTTGACGACCAGCGGTTGGCCCCCGGGGGGAGAGGTTTCGGTAACTGGACCAAGGGCAGCAGTGGAGGGACGGGGTCGAAAGCCCCTGGTGCAGAGCAGG AGTCCGGTCGCCCGGCCACCAGCACTGTGAACCGCTTCTCGGCCCTGCAGCAGTCTGGCCCGCCGTCAGGCGACGCCGACCGCAGAGTTCCTCAAAG GTCGAGCTCCAGCCGCGACCGCggcggggagagggacagaaacgACCGGGGCTTTGACCGCTTCGAGCGCCGGGAGGGACGCGACGGTGGCGGCCGGCCGACCATCACCAAGCGCAGCTTCAGCCGCGAGTCGCAGGAgcgcggcggcgacggcggccGGGGGCCCACGGAGCCCGTGCGTCGCGTGTCCAGCATGACCGACGACCGGGTCAGACGGGACCGTGCCGCCAGCAAGGAGCCTGCAG TGAAGCCCGGGCGTGACgcaacccctccccccgccgccgcctccaaACCGGCCTTgagcgaggaggagatggaTAAGAAGTCCAACGCCATCATCGAGGAGTACATCCACATAAACGACTTGAAG GAGGCGCTGCAGTGCGTGTCCGAGATGAACAGTGCCTCGCTGCTGTTTGTGTTCGTCCGGAACGGCGTGGAGTCGACGCTGGAGCGCAGCCCCGGGGCCAGGGCCCACCTGGGCCACCTGATGCATCAGCTCATCAAGGCTGGAACACTGCCCCCAGCGCAGTACTACAAAGG GCTTCAGGAGACCCTGGAGATGGCCGAGGACATGGCCATAGACGTCCCTCACATCTGGCTGTACCTGGCGGAGCAGATCGTCCCGATGCTGCAGGAGGGAGGGATCCCCATGGAGCAGCTCTTCAG GGAAATCTCCAAGCCTCTAGTGCCTTTGGGAATGGCCGGCGTTCTGCTGGCACAGATTCTCACTTTGCTCTGCAAAGGAATG ACCCACAAAAAGGTCGGGGCCATGTGGAACGAGGCAGGCCTGAACTGGAGCGAGTTCTTGTCCAAGGATGTGGACGTCAACAAGTTTGTGACTGAGCAG CACCTGGAGTTCACCTTGGACACCGAGGGGTCTGAGGGGCCGGAGAAGAAGCCCCTGACCAACGAGGAGATCAGCAAGCAGCTGGAAAGGCTCATCCAGGACAAGGCCGAGAACCAGCGGATCATCgactgggtggag GCTAACTTGGACGCGCAGCAATCCACCGGCAACTCGTTTGTGCGAGCGCTGATGACGTCCGTGTGCCAGTCCGCCATCATTT GCGACAACCTCTACAAGGTGGACGGGAAGCAGATCAGCGAGAGGGGAAGCCTGCTGCTGAAGTACCTGAGCGACGAGCCCAAAGAGCTCCAGGCTCTCTACGCCCTGCAGGCCCTCATGGTGCACATGGAGCAGCCTGCAA ACCTGCTGCGGATGTTCTTCGACAACCTGTACGACGAGGACGTCATCAAAGAGGAGACCTTCTACAAGTGGGAGTCCAGCAAGGACCCCGCAGAGCAGACCGGCAAGGGTGTGGCGCTCAAGTCTGTCACCACCTTCTTCACCTGGCTCcgtgaggcagaggaggagtcCGACAAAGAATAA
- the eif4g1a gene encoding eukaryotic translation initiation factor 4 gamma 1a isoform X4, whose product MNKPPQPITGPVSVPHPAPSPGLTQAGYAPGQPPSLVFANPQLPQMNPAPQPRQPYYPNRPTMPTSAPRVQTSSGPRPVGPTHVYPAGSQMMMIPQQQISFPGSPQGYFIPPGQYRPQYMAPTQQYPVTAGTAGFFPGTSPAEYPGFEPSHAARERRGGGGRGGGRENGRLSLHGTALAPQRYPAGAYYPAQPQFTQSVQPAPVIISPAQQPQQAPPPQQPPAQPQGPPKRERIPIRIRDPNQGGKDITEEIMSGGRATSTPTPPQASSDSPVLNGDVTQTIVSGTDESTESAGSVETPPPASASPVPEVPLETVTPELVPAEPLTKPAVAAAVEAPPPLIEEQKQQPPAPAVLPPPSPPPAAEPEPEAEVSDTVDAPVPPPAASAAKRRGAGPVAPPAAERTPEKEEEKKPEVAKKSEPEKSTVAKLKKEPAAGPPAPVTPSSATGDEAASVPPVKAASAPTVKASSAPPVKASSAPPVKASSAPPVKASSAPPVKASSAPPVKASSAPPVKASSAPPVKAAVVPPVKAAVVPPPVKAAVVVPPVEAAVVVPPVKAAAVVPPVEAAVVPPVEAAVPPPVKAAVVPPPEVKSAVVPPVKAAKAAPEPALEPQASTEETAASPSELPAAQAETPLSNGLAQGADEASEDLTPEVDTPLAKPVICQPPEASVADPAQEKEVEEAEEEEVEELTTETTEEASAALPAKDSTMQAAMSVPKKKRNMKELNKKATGDLLDAFKEEQAASPVPEPSPVQAEPAVAAPAAAEKPASEAVDETWEEKEDKQNPKPVVPKTEPAEQKYQYKEENWKPINPEDKKQYDRDFLLGCQFITASMHKPEGLPLINEVILDKANATPMRPADPARVMNVGPDFTPSYLGNLGSRQSTGGPGPGPRGPVRGEPPGPRRSQQGQRKEPRKIIITSMSLNNEVQLNKAEKAWKPGVKKAVGGRGAEEGAEEDDPEEVKTQELFKRVRSVLNKLTPQMFQALMKQVTDMSIDTEARLKGVIDLIFEKAISEPNFSVAYANMCRCLMGLKVPTTDNPEATVNFRKLLLNRCQKEFEKDQDDDVIFEKKQKELEASKDDEERDRLKVELQASKDKARRRSLGNIKFIGELFKLKMLTEAIMHDCVVKLLKNHDEESLECLCRLLATIGKDLDFEKAKPRMEQYFAQLDKIIKERKTSSRIRFMLLDVIDLRRCKWVPRRGEQGPKTIEQIHKDAEAEEHREQIKVQQQMLSKKDGGGGGGGGGGGRMGGGGGGGNMGGRGHHAQGGGRGSQVQDEGWNTVPISKGNRPIDTTRFSKIINKPGAQDVDDQRLAPGGRGFGNWTKGSSGGTGSKAPGAEQESGRPATSTVNRFSALQQSGPPSGDADRRVPQRSSSSRDRGGERDRNDRGFDRFERREGRDGGGRPTITKRSFSRESQERGGDGGRGPTEPVRRVSSMTDDRVRRDRAASKEPAVKPGRDATPPPAAASKPALSEEEMDKKSNAIIEEYIHINDLKEALQCVSEMNSASLLFVFVRNGVESTLERSPGARAHLGHLMHQLIKAGTLPPAQYYKGLQETLEMAEDMAIDVPHIWLYLAEQIVPMLQEGGIPMEQLFREISKPLVPLGMAGVLLAQILTLLCKGMTHKKVGAMWNEAGLNWSEFLSKDVDVNKFVTEQHLEFTLDTEGSEGPEKKPLTNEEISKQLERLIQDKAENQRIIDWVEANLDAQQSTGNSFVRALMTSVCQSAIICDNLYKVDGKQISERGSLLLKYLSDEPKELQALYALQALMVHMEQPANLLRMFFDNLYDEDVIKEETFYKWESSKDPAEQTGKGVALKSVTTFFTWLREAEEESDKE is encoded by the exons GCTGGCTATGCCCCTGGACAGCCCCCTTCTCTCGTTTTTGCCAACCCGCAACTTCCACAAATGAACCCTGCTCCGCAACCAAGACAG CCTTATTATCCAAACCGGCCGACGATGCCCACCAGTGCCCCCAGGGTGCAGACCAGCAGTGGCCCGCGGCCTGTGGGACCCACTCATGTTTACCCTGCCGGCTCACAGATGATGATGATTCCCCAGCAGCAGATCTCCTTTCCCGGCTCCCCGCAGGGCTATTTCATCCCCCCTGGCCAG TATCGTCCTCAATACATGGCTCCCACCCAACAGTACCCTGTGACAGCCGGCACTGCAGGCTTCTTCCCTGGGACTAGCCCCGCTGAATACCCTGGTTTTG AACCCTCTCATGCTGCGCGGGAGAGGCGGGGcggtggggggagaggtggcGGGCGTGAGAAcggtcgtctctctctccatggcaCTGCTCTCGCCCCCCAGCGCTACCCCG CTGGAGCGTACTATCCAGCACAGCCTCAGTTCACTCAGAGTGTCCAGCCTGCGCCGGTCATAATCAGTCCCGCCCAGCAACCGCAacaagccccgcctcctcagCAACCTCCAGCCCAGCCACAAGGCCCGCCTAAGAGGGAACGTATACCG aTCAGAATACGAGACCCTAACCAGGGTGGGAAGGACATCACGGAAGAGATCATGTCAGGTGGAAGGGCCACTTCCACACCAACGCCACCACAG GCCTCGTCAGATAGTCCTGTCCTGAATGGTGACGTTACACAGACTATTGTTTCAGGAACTG ATGAAAGTACGGAATCTGCTGGCAGCGTTGAAACTCCACCTCCAGCCTCCGCCAGCCCCGTCCCAGAGGTCCCACTGGAGACGGTGACCCCGGAGCTAGTGCCGGCTGAACCCCTCACGAAGCCGGCGGTGGCGGCCGCCGTCGAGGCCCCCCCTCCATTGATAGAGGAGCAAAAGCAGCAGCCCCCCGCTCCCGCTGTGCTgcctccaccatcccccccgCCGGCCGCAGAACCCGAGCCAGAGGCCGAGGTCAGCGACACGGTCGACGCCCCTGTTCCACCGCCGGCCGCGTCGGCAGCCAAACGCCGCGGGGCCGGGCCCGTCGCTCCGCCCGCCGCCGAGAGGACgccggagaaggaggaggagaagaaaccTGAGGTGGCGAAGAAGTCTGAACCGGAGAAGTCGACCGTTGCCAAGCTGAAGAAGGAGCCCGCCGCTGGGCCCCCGGCGCCGGTGACCCCTTCCAGCGCGACCGGCGACGAGGCGGCGAGCGTCCCCCCGGTGAAGGCGGCGAGCGCCCCCACGGTGAAGGCCTCGAGCGCCCCCCCGGTGAAGGCCTCGAGCGCCCCCCCGGTGAAGGCCTCGAGCGCCCCCCCGGTGAAGGCCTCGAGCGCCCCCCCGGTGAAGGCCTCGAGCGCCCCCCCGGTGAAGGCCTCGAGCGCCCCCCCGGTGAAGGCCTCGAGCGCCCCCCCGGTGAAGGCCGCGGTCGTCCCCCCGGTGAAGGCAGCGGTGGTCCCCCCCCCGGTGAAGGCAGCGGTGGTCGTCCCCCCGGTGGAGGCTGCGGTGGTCGTCCCCCCGGTGAAGGCAGCTGCGGTCGTCCCCCCGGTGGAGGCTGCGGTCGTCCCCCCGGTGGAGGCTGCGGTCCCCCCCCCGGTGAAGGCTGCGGtggtccccccccccgaggTGAAGTCTGCGGTCGTCCCCCCGGTGAAGGCTGCGAAAGCTGCCCCCGAGCCTGCGTTGGAGCCCCAGGCCTCCACGGAGGAGACCGCGGCCTCCCCCAGCGAGCTGCCCGCCGCCCAAGCGGAGACGCCTCTCTCCAACGGCCTGGCTCAGGGAGCCGACGAGGCCTCCGAGGACCTCACTCCCGAAGTCGACACACCGCTCGCAAAGCCTGTGATCTGTCAGCCTCCGGAAGCCTCTGTGGCAGACCCTGCCCAggagaaagaggtggaggaggcggaggaggaggaggtggaggagttgacGACGGAAACGACAGAGGAAGCCTCTGCCGCTCTCCCCGCCAAGGATTCTACTATGCAAG CCGCCATGTCTGTGccaaagaagaagagaaacatgAAGGAGCTAAACAAAAAGGCCACTGGAGACCTCCTGGATGCCTTCAAAGAG GAACAGGCGGCCTCACCGGTCCCTGAACCCTCACCAGTTCAGGCTGAGCCAGCCGTGGCTGCCCCTGCTGCCGCTGAGAAGCCTGCGTCAGAGGCTGTTGATGAGAcctgggaggagaaggaggacaagCAGAACCCAAAGCCAGTTGTGCCCAAAACTGAGCCAGCTGAGCAGAAGTACCAGTAcaaagaag AGAACTGGAAGCCCATCAACCCAGAGGACAAGAAGCAGTACGACAGGGACTTCCTTCTGGGCTGCCAGTTCATCACCGCCAGCATGCACAAACCTGAAGGTCTGCCGCTCATCAACGAAGTGATCCTGGACAAG GCCAATGCGACACCAATGCGCCCTGCAGACCCGGCCCGCGTGATGAACGTTGGACCCGACTTTACCCCCTCATACCTGGGTAACCTTGGCAGTAGGCAGTCGACGGGTGGACCGGGACCCGGACCACGAGGCCCGGTAAGAGGGGAG cctCCCGGCCCGCGCCGCTCCCAGCAGGGCCAACGGAAGGAGCCCAGGAAGATCATCATCACCAGCATGTCTCTGAACAACGAGGTGCAGCTCAACAAGGCGGAGAAGGCCTGGAAGCCCGGCGTGAAGAAGGCCGTCGGCGGCCGCGGCGCGGAGGAGGGCGCCGAGGAGGACGACCCCGAGGAGGTCAAGACCCAGGAGCTGTTCAAGCGCGTGCGCAGCGTGCTCAACAAGCTGACGCCGCAGATGTTCCAGGCGCTGATGAAGCAGGTGACGGACATGTCCATCGACACCGAGGCCAGGCTGAAGGGTGTCATCGACCTCATCTTCGAGAAGGCCATCTCGGAGCCCAACTTCTCGGTGGCCTACGCCAACATGTGCCGGTGCCTTATGGGG CTGAAAGTCCCCACCACAGATAATCCAGAGGCCACTGTCAACTTCAGAAAGCTCCTGCTCAACCGCTGCCAAAAAGAGTTTGAAAAGGACCAAGACGACGACGTTATCTTTgagaagaagcagaaggagTTGGAAGCATCTAAAGAC GACGAAGAGCGTGACCGCCTGAAGGTGGAGCTGCAGGCTTCCAAAGACAAGGCTCGCCGTCGGTCACTGGGCAACATCAAGTTCATCGGTGAGCTGTTCAAGCTGAAGATGCTCACCGAGGCCATCATGCACGACTGTGTCGTGAAGCTGCTGAAGAATCACGACGAAGAGTCTCTGGAGTGCCTCTGCAGGCTTCTCGCCACCATCGGCAAAGACCTGGACTTTGAGAAGGCCAAG CCCCGCATGGAGCAGTACTTCGCCCAGTTGGACAAAATCATCAAGGAGCGAAAGACCTCCTCCAGAATCCGCTTCATGCTGCTGGATGTCATTGACCTCCGAAGG TGCAAGTGGGTGCCTCGCAGAGGGGAGCAGGGCCCCAAAACCATCGAGCAGATCCACAAGGATGCTGAGGCAGAAGAGCACAGGGAGCAGATCAAGGTCCAGCAGCAGATGCTTTCCaagaaggatggaggaggaggaggaggcggcggtggtggaggccggatgggaggcggcggcggcggcggcaatATGGGAGGCCGAGGACACCATGCACAGGGAGGCGGCCGTGGGAGTCAGGTCCAGGACGAGGGCTGGAACACGGTGCCCATCTCCAAGGGCAACAGACCCATCGACACGACCCGCTTCAGCAAGATCATCAACAAG CCCGGTGCTCAGGACGTTGACGACCAGCGGTTGGCCCCCGGGGGGAGAGGTTTCGGTAACTGGACCAAGGGCAGCAGTGGAGGGACGGGGTCGAAAGCCCCTGGTGCAGAGCAGG AGTCCGGTCGCCCGGCCACCAGCACTGTGAACCGCTTCTCGGCCCTGCAGCAGTCTGGCCCGCCGTCAGGCGACGCCGACCGCAGAGTTCCTCAAAG GTCGAGCTCCAGCCGCGACCGCggcggggagagggacagaaacgACCGGGGCTTTGACCGCTTCGAGCGCCGGGAGGGACGCGACGGTGGCGGCCGGCCGACCATCACCAAGCGCAGCTTCAGCCGCGAGTCGCAGGAgcgcggcggcgacggcggccGGGGGCCCACGGAGCCCGTGCGTCGCGTGTCCAGCATGACCGACGACCGGGTCAGACGGGACCGTGCCGCCAGCAAGGAGCCTGCAG TGAAGCCCGGGCGTGACgcaacccctccccccgccgccgcctccaaACCGGCCTTgagcgaggaggagatggaTAAGAAGTCCAACGCCATCATCGAGGAGTACATCCACATAAACGACTTGAAG GAGGCGCTGCAGTGCGTGTCCGAGATGAACAGTGCCTCGCTGCTGTTTGTGTTCGTCCGGAACGGCGTGGAGTCGACGCTGGAGCGCAGCCCCGGGGCCAGGGCCCACCTGGGCCACCTGATGCATCAGCTCATCAAGGCTGGAACACTGCCCCCAGCGCAGTACTACAAAGG GCTTCAGGAGACCCTGGAGATGGCCGAGGACATGGCCATAGACGTCCCTCACATCTGGCTGTACCTGGCGGAGCAGATCGTCCCGATGCTGCAGGAGGGAGGGATCCCCATGGAGCAGCTCTTCAG GGAAATCTCCAAGCCTCTAGTGCCTTTGGGAATGGCCGGCGTTCTGCTGGCACAGATTCTCACTTTGCTCTGCAAAGGAATG ACCCACAAAAAGGTCGGGGCCATGTGGAACGAGGCAGGCCTGAACTGGAGCGAGTTCTTGTCCAAGGATGTGGACGTCAACAAGTTTGTGACTGAGCAG CACCTGGAGTTCACCTTGGACACCGAGGGGTCTGAGGGGCCGGAGAAGAAGCCCCTGACCAACGAGGAGATCAGCAAGCAGCTGGAAAGGCTCATCCAGGACAAGGCCGAGAACCAGCGGATCATCgactgggtggag GCTAACTTGGACGCGCAGCAATCCACCGGCAACTCGTTTGTGCGAGCGCTGATGACGTCCGTGTGCCAGTCCGCCATCATTT GCGACAACCTCTACAAGGTGGACGGGAAGCAGATCAGCGAGAGGGGAAGCCTGCTGCTGAAGTACCTGAGCGACGAGCCCAAAGAGCTCCAGGCTCTCTACGCCCTGCAGGCCCTCATGGTGCACATGGAGCAGCCTGCAA ACCTGCTGCGGATGTTCTTCGACAACCTGTACGACGAGGACGTCATCAAAGAGGAGACCTTCTACAAGTGGGAGTCCAGCAAGGACCCCGCAGAGCAGACCGGCAAGGGTGTGGCGCTCAAGTCTGTCACCACCTTCTTCACCTGGCTCcgtgaggcagaggaggagtcCGACAAAGAATAA